One Pseudocalidococcus azoricus BACA0444 DNA segment encodes these proteins:
- a CDS encoding DNA primase family protein has product MPFNFYQATQAQAKGEFVFWVEGEPVADSLKESGLVAITTLGGSSGYKSEQYRNLLDPGLLVICPDRDKCGLKYAEAVAADYPGSLWLYAFPDSPLWQRLPKDGGLDLFDWIRELKTKGLSNQEIEDCLRDSIEEWREFTSENQTEVLTQTAKSEVWSQSGLAAEFVSQFSNKFRYCLETENWYVYDSGVWKICKTRVIERALIRLIKSTTNQTFKTDLIRGAAYLAQVELLERAWLTDRKYLPLVNSVLNLETRKLEPHSPDFDLRWQLPYDFLPQAQCPKIIAWLTQTVGGDLALVEILRAYLNAILLGRTDLQKYLELIGPGGTGKSTYIRFAQALVGLINSFTTELKRLETNRFETAGLVDKRLAVITDSEHYGGTVSVLKAITGQDSIPIERKYQNVGDSYTPECLVIVAANETIQSGDYTSGLARRRLTVPFLNRVPSDKQKTLISFVKGKVTGDFASELPGLLNWVLELSDEEVATLIRAADTDSEVLRKYKADTLINSNPIAAWVDECLIFDPIEKTYVGLGKKSRQSFGDKDSRYVYQDFYEFWESKIYPNYCQHCLDSGVKILGIKRFVPLLKDLLENQLGWQVSHAKDMEGHYFLGVRIRKPKDSIPRPISETLVCANF; this is encoded by the coding sequence ATGCCGTTCAATTTTTACCAGGCCACGCAAGCTCAAGCTAAAGGGGAGTTCGTTTTCTGGGTAGAGGGTGAACCTGTAGCTGATTCCTTAAAAGAATCAGGACTTGTGGCAATCACGACTTTGGGCGGCAGTAGCGGCTATAAAAGCGAGCAGTATCGGAACCTTTTAGACCCTGGACTTTTAGTTATTTGCCCTGACAGGGATAAATGCGGACTGAAATACGCTGAGGCGGTTGCTGCCGATTATCCGGGTTCTCTCTGGCTTTACGCTTTTCCTGATTCCCCCCTGTGGCAACGGTTGCCTAAAGACGGTGGGCTAGACCTATTTGATTGGATTCGGGAGTTAAAAACTAAAGGACTCAGCAATCAAGAGATTGAGGATTGCTTAAGGGATTCGATTGAGGAATGGCGTGAGTTCACTTCAGAAAATCAGACCGAAGTTTTAACCCAAACCGCAAAATCAGAAGTCTGGAGTCAGAGTGGGTTAGCGGCGGAATTCGTGAGTCAGTTTTCTAATAAGTTTCGCTATTGCCTGGAAACTGAAAACTGGTACGTTTACGATTCTGGAGTTTGGAAAATCTGCAAAACACGGGTGATTGAACGGGCGTTAATTCGCCTGATTAAGTCCACTACTAACCAGACTTTCAAGACCGACTTAATTCGTGGGGCAGCTTACCTTGCTCAAGTCGAATTGTTGGAACGGGCCTGGTTAACCGACCGGAAATATCTACCCTTGGTCAATAGTGTGCTGAATCTGGAAACCAGGAAATTAGAGCCACATTCCCCAGACTTCGATTTACGTTGGCAACTGCCTTACGATTTTCTCCCCCAGGCCCAGTGTCCCAAAATTATTGCTTGGCTGACTCAAACTGTAGGCGGTGATTTAGCTCTAGTAGAGATTTTACGGGCGTATCTAAATGCGATTTTATTGGGGAGAACTGACCTTCAGAAATACCTGGAGTTAATCGGGCCTGGGGGAACGGGAAAAAGCACCTATATCCGGTTTGCCCAGGCCCTAGTCGGGCTAATCAATTCCTTCACCACAGAGTTAAAACGCCTAGAAACTAACCGATTCGAGACGGCGGGCCTGGTAGATAAGCGATTAGCGGTAATCACTGACAGCGAACACTATGGCGGTACGGTTTCAGTTCTCAAGGCAATCACGGGGCAAGATTCGATTCCAATCGAGCGAAAGTATCAAAACGTAGGCGATTCCTATACGCCTGAGTGCCTGGTAATTGTGGCAGCTAACGAGACAATTCAAAGCGGTGATTACACTTCAGGACTGGCACGGCGGCGGCTTACAGTGCCGTTTCTTAACCGTGTGCCAAGCGATAAGCAAAAGACGTTAATCAGTTTCGTAAAAGGCAAGGTAACGGGTGATTTTGCCTCAGAATTGCCTGGGTTGCTCAATTGGGTATTGGAACTCTCAGATGAAGAAGTGGCTACCCTGATTCGGGCGGCGGATACCGATTCTGAAGTCTTGCGGAAATACAAGGCTGATACCTTGATTAACTCAAATCCGATTGCGGCCTGGGTAGATGAGTGCCTGATTTTTGACCCAATCGAAAAAACTTACGTTGGCTTGGGCAAGAAAAGCCGTCAGAGCTTTGGGGACAAGGATAGTCGCTACGTTTACCAAGATTTTTACGAATTTTGGGAGTCAAAGATTTATCCAAACTATTGCCAGCATTGCCTGGATTCGGGCGTGAAAATCTTGGGGATTAAGCGATTTGTGCCACTTTTGAAGGATTTGCTGGAAAACCAGTTAGGCTGGCAAGTTTCACACGCCAAGGATATGGAGGGGCATTATTTCTTAGGGGTACGGATTCGCAAGCCAAAAGATTCTATTCCCAGGCCTATTTCCGAGACTCTAGTGTGTGCCAATTTTTAG
- a CDS encoding type II toxin-antitoxin system RelE/ParE family toxin, translating into MIRSFKCNETKKVFEGLKSRYFPPDIHATAQRKLLMVHAANKIQDLKIPPGNRLEKLVGDREGQYSIRINSQWRVCFNWTEGNADQVEIVDYHK; encoded by the coding sequence GTGATTCGGAGTTTTAAGTGTAACGAGACTAAAAAAGTCTTTGAGGGCTTGAAGTCTCGATACTTCCCCCCAGACATTCATGCAACCGCACAGCGAAAGCTGTTGATGGTTCATGCTGCTAATAAAATTCAAGACCTCAAAATCCCGCCAGGGAATCGGTTAGAGAAACTGGTAGGCGATCGAGAGGGTCAGTATAGTATTCGCATTAATAGTCAATGGAGGGTCTGTTTTAACTGGACAGAAGGCAACGCCGATCAAGTTGAGATTGTGGATTATCACAAATGA
- a CDS encoding type II toxin-antitoxin system HicB family antitoxin, with amino-acid sequence MKAQIKPETLQDYLNLSYPITLYPDPQGGYTVILADLPGCISQGDNLEEAVANIQEAKLAWIETAWECQGEMLKD; translated from the coding sequence ATGAAAGCGCAGATTAAACCGGAAACCTTGCAAGATTACCTAAACCTGAGCTATCCAATTACTCTTTATCCCGACCCCCAAGGTGGCTATACCGTTATATTGGCAGATTTACCTGGGTGCATTTCCCAAGGCGATAATCTCGAAGAAGCTGTTGCCAATATCCAAGAAGCTAAACTGGCCTGGATTGAAACGGCCTGGGAATGTCAAGGAGAAATGTTAAAAGACTGA
- a CDS encoding HigA family addiction module antitoxin — protein MNNKAPNIIHPGEILKLEFLEPLEITAYKLSKDIQVSQTRISEIIQGKRSISADTALRLSRYFGTTPEFWLNLQAHFDLTKATKAHARDYEKIPMAQFDNAA, from the coding sequence ATGAATAATAAAGCTCCAAATATAATCCATCCCGGAGAAATTCTAAAGCTGGAATTTTTAGAACCCCTGGAAATCACGGCTTACAAGTTAAGCAAAGATATACAGGTCTCCCAGACCCGTATCAGTGAAATTATTCAAGGAAAACGCTCTATTAGCGCAGATACGGCTTTACGCCTATCCCGTTACTTTGGGACAACACCCGAATTTTGGCTAAATCTCCAGGCACATTTTGACCTGACAAAAGCCACTAAAGCCCATGCACGGGACTATGAAAAGATTCCTATGGCTCAATTCGATAATGCCGCCTAA
- a CDS encoding DUF29 domain-containing protein: MSQTQAPLSLYDQDILLWSEDTAAKLRAKDFEHLDLEHLIEEVEALGISQKKELLSRLTVLLEHLLKRCYVNLPENFNGWEITIRHQRTELEILLGFAPSLKSRCPESFNQAWRIALKNVRQGYPQVNFPNEWPFNRSVESLLNNDVWLNENTEK; the protein is encoded by the coding sequence ATGTCTCAAACTCAAGCACCTCTCTCACTCTATGATCAAGATATTTTACTATGGTCAGAAGATACAGCCGCCAAACTAAGAGCTAAGGACTTTGAGCATCTTGATCTGGAGCATTTAATCGAGGAGGTAGAAGCATTGGGGATTTCTCAAAAGAAAGAATTGCTCAGTCGGTTAACAGTATTACTGGAGCATCTCCTGAAGCGGTGCTATGTTAACTTACCGGAAAATTTCAATGGTTGGGAGATCACGATTCGACATCAACGCACGGAATTAGAAATTCTTTTAGGTTTTGCCCCAAGCCTGAAGAGTCGTTGTCCCGAAAGTTTTAACCAGGCCTGGAGAATTGCCCTCAAAAATGTCCGTCAAGGCTATCCTCAAGTGAACTTTCCCAATGAATGGCCATTCAATCGCTCAGTCGAGAGTCTTTTAAATAATGATGTTTGGCTAAATGAAAACACGGAGAAATAA
- a CDS encoding DUF6887 family protein has translation MSQVNFAAMTLDEVKAYFLSHRDDKAAFHAYMDKLNESGRAILIDPADPLSEQNAITQMQQRLSQTT, from the coding sequence ATGAGTCAAGTTAATTTTGCGGCAATGACACTAGATGAGGTCAAGGCTTATTTTCTTAGCCACAGAGACGACAAGGCAGCTTTCCATGCCTACATGGATAAGCTAAATGAGTCTGGACGGGCAATCTTGATTGACCCAGCCGATCCACTCTCTGAACAAAATGCTATTACTCAAATGCAGCAGCGTTTAAGCCAAACGACTTAA
- a CDS encoding DUF6888 family protein yields the protein MVEPTPLQLLSLYRQSHWITNVAFQPIHIVRLDERTGNLFILAGVEESIELQIKPNGELL from the coding sequence ATGGTTGAACCGACTCCCTTGCAGTTATTGAGTCTTTATCGTCAGAGCCACTGGATTACTAATGTTGCTTTTCAGCCGATCCATATTGTCAGACTTGATGAGAGAACTGGAAATTTATTCATCCTGGCAGGAGTAGAAGAGTCTATCGAATTACAAATTAAGCCCAATGGAGAATTGTTATGA
- a CDS encoding Eco57I restriction-modification methylase domain-containing protein: MAQRVKKAFDVEKVTKQFFKRFEQEHKQFLKFIEGIESDFDRAWYASLMLNRLMFVYFIQKKGFLDGDINYLKNRLQHCQQEWGTDTFHSFYRQFLLKLFHQGLGQSQRPPEITRLLGKIPYLNGGLFEVHQLEEKYDITLQIPDAAFERIFSFFDEYDWHLDDRPLRNQNEINPDVLGYIFEKFVNQKQMGAYYTKEDITEYISKNTIIPFLFNAAEKDCQIAFQSSGVIWALLSENPDRYLYPAVLHGVDLELPAEIAAGIEDVSQRGGWNKPAAEGFALPTETWREYVARRKRCLEIRQKLAAGDITQINDLITYNLNIRQFAQDVITSCESSDLLKAVYQAIEQVSILDPTCGSGAFLFAALNILEPLYSGCLERMQGFVDEDDFRLSQEPEAKPRYDYFRQVLSEMGKHPNPRYFVLKSIMLNNLYGVDIMEEATEICKLRLFLKLVSQIEPQPKKENFGLEPLPDIDFNIRSGNTLVGFTSLDEVCKAMAMDTQTGQGRLIFDDGVMNRVVNNAVAVDMEFKRFKSLQVQEHIDSAEISESKAILKKALTDLREELDRYLAEEYEKGLSKNSKRFQSWQVSHQPFHWFVEFYRIINQGGFDVIIGNPPYVEWSKINSYKVRAKHYLTESCGNIYTVICEKSYKIIHKNSAFGMIVPMSCISTERMQEFRNIWIANKFISYISNYSGDAHPSVLFEGVKFRLSILIQLQSSKSKIYSTHFYKWLSDAREELFPLIEYNEVLGHFVQNGLIPKITGKTYSSILNKCLTQKKRVRNIIIKENSYTVYSHRIVAHFVKAFDFIPFFSNERDGIKKSEDYKTFSVESETYRDALVAILNSNTFYIWFSFYSDVYHCGREIILDFPCNLKDLVQNSGHQLSSVVYRLMQDFQKHSIRRSIRYKTTGIVEYEEYYPRLSKSIIDEIDRVLAQHYGFTDEELDFIINYDIKYRMGRDSGGDE, encoded by the coding sequence GTGGCCCAACGGGTTAAGAAAGCCTTTGATGTTGAAAAGGTAACGAAGCAATTTTTCAAACGATTTGAGCAGGAACACAAGCAGTTTCTCAAGTTTATTGAGGGGATTGAGTCAGACTTTGACCGGGCCTGGTATGCCTCACTGATGCTGAACCGACTCATGTTTGTCTATTTCATCCAGAAGAAAGGTTTTTTGGATGGAGATATTAACTATCTCAAAAATCGCTTACAGCATTGCCAGCAGGAGTGGGGAACGGATACATTTCATTCATTTTATCGGCAGTTTTTATTAAAATTATTCCATCAGGGGTTAGGGCAATCTCAACGACCTCCTGAAATTACTCGGCTTTTAGGTAAGATTCCCTATCTCAATGGTGGATTATTTGAAGTCCATCAACTCGAAGAGAAATATGATATTACTTTACAAATTCCTGATGCTGCCTTTGAAAGAATTTTTAGCTTTTTTGATGAATATGACTGGCATTTAGATGATCGGCCCTTACGCAACCAAAACGAAATCAATCCCGATGTATTGGGCTATATCTTTGAAAAGTTTGTCAACCAAAAGCAAATGGGAGCTTACTACACCAAGGAGGACATCACCGAATACATTAGCAAAAATACGATTATTCCTTTCCTGTTTAATGCGGCTGAAAAAGACTGTCAGATTGCCTTTCAATCATCGGGGGTCATCTGGGCTTTACTGTCGGAAAATCCGGATCGGTATCTCTATCCGGCTGTGCTGCATGGTGTTGATTTAGAATTACCAGCGGAGATAGCGGCGGGGATTGAGGATGTTTCGCAACGGGGAGGGTGGAATAAGCCTGCTGCTGAGGGGTTTGCATTGCCCACGGAAACTTGGCGGGAATATGTGGCTCGGCGCAAGCGATGTTTAGAAATTCGCCAAAAGTTAGCGGCTGGGGACATCACGCAGATCAATGACCTGATTACTTACAACCTAAATATTCGCCAGTTTGCCCAGGATGTGATTACCAGTTGTGAAAGTTCAGATTTACTCAAGGCGGTATATCAAGCCATAGAGCAAGTTTCGATCTTGGATCCGACCTGTGGTTCAGGGGCGTTTTTGTTTGCAGCTTTGAATATTTTGGAGCCTCTGTATTCGGGTTGTTTGGAACGAATGCAGGGATTTGTGGATGAGGATGATTTTCGGTTATCCCAAGAGCCAGAAGCAAAACCCCGGTATGACTATTTTCGGCAAGTGCTATCTGAAATGGGCAAGCATCCCAACCCCCGCTATTTTGTCCTGAAATCGATCATGCTCAACAATCTCTATGGTGTGGACATCATGGAGGAAGCGACTGAAATTTGTAAGCTGCGGCTCTTTTTGAAGCTGGTTTCGCAAATTGAACCCCAACCGAAGAAGGAAAACTTTGGCCTGGAGCCTTTGCCTGATATTGATTTCAATATTCGGAGTGGAAATACGTTGGTGGGTTTTACATCTTTGGATGAAGTCTGCAAAGCAATGGCGATGGATACGCAAACTGGCCAGGGGCGGTTAATTTTTGATGATGGGGTGATGAATCGGGTTGTGAATAATGCTGTTGCCGTTGATATGGAGTTTAAGCGGTTTAAGTCGTTGCAGGTTCAAGAACATATTGATAGTGCAGAAATTTCGGAATCTAAGGCCATACTCAAAAAAGCGTTGACGGATTTAAGAGAGGAGTTAGATCGTTATTTGGCGGAAGAGTACGAGAAGGGGTTATCAAAAAATAGTAAAAGGTTTCAGTCCTGGCAAGTTAGTCATCAACCGTTTCATTGGTTTGTAGAGTTTTATCGAATTATCAATCAAGGTGGTTTTGATGTGATTATTGGCAATCCGCCATATGTGGAATGGTCAAAGATAAATAGCTATAAAGTTAGAGCAAAGCATTATCTAACAGAGTCTTGTGGAAATATTTATACAGTCATATGCGAAAAATCCTACAAGATAATACATAAAAATTCTGCTTTTGGCATGATTGTTCCAATGAGTTGCATATCTACAGAAAGAATGCAGGAATTTAGAAATATTTGGATCGCCAATAAATTTATTTCATATATTAGTAATTACTCCGGTGATGCTCATCCATCAGTCTTATTTGAAGGTGTAAAGTTTCGTCTATCAATTTTGATTCAGCTACAATCAAGTAAATCAAAAATATATTCAACACATTTTTATAAGTGGTTGTCTGATGCTAGAGAAGAATTATTTCCTCTGATTGAATACAACGAAGTCCTCGGTCATTTTGTTCAAAATGGCTTAATACCTAAAATCACAGGAAAAACTTATTCATCAATTCTAAATAAATGCTTGACGCAGAAAAAAAGAGTTAGGAATATAATTATTAAAGAAAATTCATACACTGTGTACTCTCATCGAATAGTTGCTCATTTTGTAAAAGCATTTGATTTTATTCCATTTTTTAGTAATGAACGTGATGGCATCAAGAAATCAGAAGACTATAAAACCTTTTCAGTAGAGTCAGAAACCTATAGAGATGCTTTAGTAGCCATCTTAAATAGCAATACTTTTTATATTTGGTTTTCTTTTTATTCGGATGTTTATCATTGTGGTCGTGAAATTATTCTAGATTTTCCTTGCAATTTGAAAGATTTAGTTCAGAATTCTGGTCATCAATTAAGTTCAGTGGTTTATAGATTGATGCAAGATTTTCAGAAGCATAGCATTAGGCGAAGTATCAGATACAAGACGACTGGCATTGTTGAGTATGAAGAATATTATCCACGATTATCAAAGTCAATTATTGATGAAATTGATCGTGTCCTTGCCCAACACTATGGCTTTACAGACGAAGAACTCGACTTCATCATCAACTACGACATCAAATACCGCATGGGCCGAGACTCCGGGGGTGATGAGTAA
- a CDS encoding helix-turn-helix transcriptional regulator yields the protein MTDFLSESELAERLVVCPKTVYRITKKSLIPGVHYVRIGNRKRYDWEAIRHFLASESSGNLAAHNRFCQGRLKQLEKVK from the coding sequence GTGACAGATTTCTTAAGCGAGTCGGAACTAGCCGAAAGGTTAGTCGTTTGTCCCAAAACCGTTTACCGAATCACGAAAAAGAGCTTAATTCCGGGTGTCCACTACGTCCGAATTGGGAACCGTAAACGCTACGACTGGGAGGCAATTAGGCACTTTCTAGCCTCTGAATCTTCCGGGAACTTAGCAGCGCACAATCGCTTTTGCCAAGGTCGATTAAAGCAGCTTGAAAAAGTGAAGTAA